The window CACGGGGCACGCCCCAGCTCTATTACGGGGACGAGATCCTCATGACGGGGGCGACTCACGATTCGAACCGCGGTGATTTTCCCGGCGGCTTTCCGGGTGATGAACGGAATGCATTCGAAGCCGCCGGCCGTCCGGGCGATGCCGGGCGAATGTATCAGTGGACGAGAGACTGGCTGGCCTTGCGGCGCGAGCATGCCACGATGCGCCGCGGCGCGCTGATCGATCTGGCCTGGGACGACGAATCGTATTTGTTTGCCCGGCAGGACGCTGACGACGTGTTGCTGATCGCCATCAACCGGTCGGCGGCGGCCCGGGAGATTTCGGCGCCGGCGGACGGGATCAGGATGCCCGCGAAGGCGGATTTGCGTCCGCTCCTTGGCGGGGCGGGCACGGGTCGCGTGACCGGCGGGACCATCACGGTCACCGTCCCCCCCGAAACGGTGGTGCCTTTTGGAATCGTCGGGAAGGAGCCGCGATGAAGTCCCGGATGGGCGGCGAGGCCGATCCGGCGACGGATTTCCCGCCGGAGCTGGTCAAGCCCTGGCCATCTTCCGAACTGTAGACTGACAGCGCTTCCTTGGCCGGGAATACTGAGTCCCGATGAGGGCGGATCGTCAGGCCTCCAGGTTCGTCGATGGGTTACTCGTCGCGGCCGCCCTGCTTTCGGCCACCCGCCTCCACGCCGAGGCGCCGCCTCCGCGGCGAGGGCCGAACATCGTCTTCGTGATGACCGACGACCAGCGCCGGGACGCCGCGAGCCTTTACGGCAACACCATCCTCAAGACCCCGAACATGGATCGCATCGGCCGGGAGGGGGTGCGCTTCGACCGTGCCTTCGTCACGAATTCCCTGTGCGCGCCCAGCCGCGCTTCCTATCTCACGGGCCGCTATTCGCACGCCCACGGCGTCACCACGAACGCCAAGACGGATCTCGCGCTGCCGGAGTCCGGACGCCGGTTCGACGCCGTCACCTACCCCGGCCTGTTGCGCGCCGCCGGCTACCACACGGTCCTGGTCGGCAAGTGGCACCTTCCGTTCTGGCCCGCCGACTTCGACCGCTGGGTGATCCTTCCCGGCCAGGGCCAGTACAAGGATCCGGAGATGATCGCCAACGGCGTCCATCTGCGGATGCGCGGGCACGTGGAGGACGTGGTCGGGGACCAGGCGTTGCAGGCGCTCGAGCACCGGCCGCGGGACCGGCCCTTCTGCCTGCTCCTCCACTTCAAGGCGCCCCATCGGGCGTGGAAACCGGCCGAGCGCTTCGAAAAGGCGTTCGCCGACATCGATATCCCGGTGCCGCGCACCTTCGACGACTCGCCGGCCGGCCGCCCACAGGCGGTGAGCCAGGTGGCGCAGATGGGGATCGCGGACATGCCGGACTTCCGCGACCAGGTGCCGGCCTCGCTGCCGCCCGACGAGCGGAAGCGGCGCAACCACCAGATCCTGGTGAAGAACTACTACCGGGTCCTCCTGGGCGTCGACGAGAACCTCGGCCGGGTGCTGGACTACCTGGACAAGGAGGGCCTGGCCGAGGACACGGTCGTGATCTACACCTCCGACAACGGTTTCTTCCTCGGCGAGCACGGGCTCTTCGACAAGCGTCTCATGTACGAGGAGTCGATCGGCGTGCCGTTGATGGTCCGTTATCCCCGCCGCATCCCGCCGGGGACGGTGGTGTCGAAGATGGTACTCAACGTCGACGCCGCGCCGTCGATCCTCGAGCTGGCCGGTGTCCCCGCTCCGTCCGGGCTGCACGGGCGAAGCTGGGTCCCGCTGGTCGCCAACCCGCAGGCCCCCTGGCGGGAGGCATTTGCCTACGAGTACTTCGAGTTCCCGGGCGCCCACTGCGTGCGCAAGAACCGCGGCGTGAGGACCGACCGCTGGA of the Candidatus Polarisedimenticolia bacterium genome contains:
- a CDS encoding sulfatase; protein product: MRADRQASRFVDGLLVAAALLSATRLHAEAPPPRRGPNIVFVMTDDQRRDAASLYGNTILKTPNMDRIGREGVRFDRAFVTNSLCAPSRASYLTGRYSHAHGVTTNAKTDLALPESGRRFDAVTYPGLLRAAGYHTVLVGKWHLPFWPADFDRWVILPGQGQYKDPEMIANGVHLRMRGHVEDVVGDQALQALEHRPRDRPFCLLLHFKAPHRAWKPAERFEKAFADIDIPVPRTFDDSPAGRPQAVSQVAQMGIADMPDFRDQVPASLPPDERKRRNHQILVKNYYRVLLGVDENLGRVLDYLDKEGLAEDTVVIYTSDNGFFLGEHGLFDKRLMYEESIGVPLMVRYPRRIPPGTVVSKMVLNVDAAPSILELAGVPAPSGLHGRSWVPLVANPQAPWREAFAYEYFEFPGAHCVRKNRGVRTDRWKLIQFFEQPQELELYDLQGDPDETRNLAARPEQQVRVREMQALLARLRAEIGDMDPPGPPAVAAPCTDGIGGRER